A stretch of Vespa velutina chromosome 8, iVesVel2.1, whole genome shotgun sequence DNA encodes these proteins:
- the LOC124950881 gene encoding cohesin subunit SA-2 isoform X2, whose product MMHRRGGKRIRMDDPVPPEYEAPMTPMTPSNDNTADANESYSSYTSYNNVSRTPVHNPTPEHYSSESYSSPGTSQQQYQEQSTNFDNQVQFEQPMTPATPANMRITRNTRARLRGGSIQQPKYKEIDTDFIPTTTSRGRGGGRGRGRRIHHSHSLEDEASLYYVIRNNRSSLTTIVDDWIEKYKSNRENALLMLMQFFINASGCKGRITSEMQATMEHVAIIRKMTEEFDEESGEYPLIMTGQQWKKFRANFCEFVQILVRQCQYSIIYDQFLMDNVISLLTGLSDSQVRAFRHTATLAAMKLMTALVDVALTVSINLDNTQRQYEAERQKAREKRAADRLESLMAKRKELEENMDEIKNMLTYMFKSVFVHRYRDTLPEIRAICMAEIGVWMKKFHQNFLDDSYLKYIGWTLHDKVGEVRLKCLQALQPLYASEELKTKLELFTSKFKDRIVAMTLDKEYDVAVQAVKLVISILKHHREILTDKDCEHVYELVYSSHRAVAQAAGEFLNERLFRPDDEAIAGVKTKRGKKRLPNTPLIRDLVLFFIESELHEHGAYLVDSLIETNQMMKDWECMTDLLLEEAGPEEEALDNQKETSLIELMVCCIKQAATGEAPVGRGPTRKILSVKELKQVHDDKQRLTEHFIQTLPHLLDKYRADPEKLANLLAIPQYFDLDIYTKSRQEQNLDSLLTKIHAIVEKIHDTEVLDTAAKTLENMCVDGHAIFTRCDVARSTLIDSIVNKYKEAIDEYRNLIEGDEEPDEDEIFNVVQSLKKVSIFYSCHNMNPWGIWDSLYKDIEDAKDPSKCLPHEAVKYCISACFFAILWGQHHLMEAADSGNRGEDECRQLKERLHSFMASMRHFVSSDNGTVPTPPILREEAYNTICDLLVVFCNQLATHPNILMSQLVYEPDQAMQNMLNRFIQEYVFCEEEDDEHDEHSKIEELHKRRNFLAGYCKLIVYNMIPTKAAADVFKHYVKYYNDYGDIIKTTLGKARDINKTNCALTMQHSLNILYNEIVMEKGKVNRNSEEFIAIKELAKRFALSFGLDAVKNREAITALHRAGVLFAITPPDGIEQDPTGPPPNLSFLEILSEFTNKLLKQDKRVVLNFLDRRLQAGMPSSRGEDWQPLLLYRNSLLHGETDQVPVTSKRAYTRRKKDHLAEEEDADEADEGSDHEFSGKHKKKRGPRKSQLPVTKISITRGSKSNTYYETTESGLVQTSPASMAEDVSTSPSQDIDTRLKTLQIQSRPRRNQEHSEPRELRRTSRNSGRYIEGQYMESDSE is encoded by the exons ATGATGCATAGAAGAGGTGGTAAAAGAATACGTATGGATGATCCGGTACCTCCAGAATATGAGGCACCTATGACACCCATGACTCCATCAAATGATAATACTGCTGATGCAAATGAATCATATTCTTCATATACATCCTATAATAATGTATCTCGAACACCAGTCCATAATCccac GCCTGAGCATTATTCTTCTGAAAGTTATAGTTCTCCTGGCACATCACAACAACAATATCAAGAACAATCTACCAATTTTGATAATCAAGTGCAATTTGAACAACCAATGACACCTGCGACACCTGCTAATATGAGAATTACACGGAATACACGTGCCAGATTACGAg GAGGCTCTATACAACAACCAAAATACAAGGAAATTGACACAGATTTTATTCCAACAACTACTAGTAGAGGTCGAGGAGGTGGACGTGGCCGTGGAAGACGTATACATCATTCTCATAGTTTAGAGGATGAAGCTAGtctttattatgttattagaaataatcgtTCGTCCCTTACT ACCATTGTGGACGATTGgatagaaaagtataaaagtaATAGAGAAAATGCACTTCTTATGTTAAtgcaattttttatcaatgcaAGTGGTTGTAAAGGACGTATTACTTCAGAAATGCAAGCAACTATGGAGCATGTAGCAATAATACGTAAAATGACTGAAGAGTTTgatgaa gAAAGTGGAGAGTATCCATTAATTATGACTGGACAACAATGGAAAAAATTTCGAGCAAATTTCTGTGAATTTGTACAAATATTAGTTCGACAGTGTCAATACTCCATTATTTATGATCAATTTTTGATGGACAATGTCATCTCATTATTAACAGGTTTATCTGACTCACAAGTAAGAGCATTTAGACACACAGCTACACTTGCTG CTATGAAACTAATGACTGCTCTAGTAGATGTTGCTTTAACTGTCTCAATAAATTTGGATAATACTCAGCGACAATATGAAGCAGAGAGACAAAAAGCACGAGAAAAAAGAGCAGCAGACAGACTTGAATCTTTAATGgctaaacgaaaagaattagAAGAGAATATGgatgagataaaaaatatgctTACGTATATGTTTAAGTCCGTATttgtacatagatatagagatactTTACCAGAAATACGAGCAATTTGTATGGCAGAGATTGGAGTTTggatgaaaaaatttcatcaaaattttttGGATGATTCATACTTAAAATACATTG gTTGGACGTTACATGATAAAGTTGGAGAAGTTCGATTAAAATGTCTTCAAGCATTGCAACCTTTATATGCTTCTGAAGAGTTAAAAACAAAGCTTGAATTATTTACTAGTAAATTTAAGGATAGAATTGTTGCTATGACATTAGATAAAGAATATGATGTAGCAGTGCAAGCTGTGAAACtagttatatctattttaaaacATCATAGAGAAATTCTTACAGATAAAGATTGTGAACATGTCTATGAACTTGTTTATTCATCTCATCGTGCTGTCGCACAAGCAGCAggagaatttttaaatgaacgtTTGTTCAGACCAGATGATGAAGCCATCGCTGGGGTAAAAACAAAACGTGGCAAGAAACGTTTACCAAATACTCCATTGATACGTGATCTTGtactattttttattgaatctGAACTTCATGAACATGGAGCATATCTAGTTGATTCTTTAATTGAAACTAATCAAATGATGAAAGATTGGGAATGTATGACAGATTTGTTGTTAGAAGAAGCTGGTCCTGAGGAAGAAGCATTAGATAATCAGAAAGAAACATCTCTTATTGAATTAATGGTTTGTTGTATAAAACAAGCAGCAACAG GAGAAGCACCCGTTGGACGCGGTCCAACACGTAAAATTTTATCTGTAAAAGAATTGAAACAAGTACATGATGACAAACAACGATTAACGGAACATTTTATTCAAACATTGCCACATCTACTCGATAAATATAGAGCAGATCCAGAAAAATTAGCAAATCTGCTTGCTATTCCACAATATTTTGATTTggatatttatacaaaatcaCGTCAAGAGCAAAATTTAGATTCTTTATTAACCAAAATTCATGCAATTGTTGAAAAAATACATGATACCGAAGTTCTTGATACTGCAGCTAAAACTTTGGAAAATATGTGTGTTGATGGTCATGCAATCTTCACAAG aTGCGACGTGGCACGCTCAACTTTAATTGATTCTATTGTAAATAAGTATAAAGAGGCAATAGATgaatatagaaatttaatagaaggagatgaagaaccagatgaagatgaaatattcaatgttgttcaatcattaaaaaaagtatctatattttattcttgtcATAACATGAACCCTTGGGGAATATGGGATTCCTTATATAAAGACATTGAAGATGCAAAAGATCCttcaaa GTGTTTACCTCATGAAGCTGTGAAGTATTGTATTAGTGCATGTTTTTTCGCTATCTTATGGGGTCAACATCATTTGATGGAAGCTGCTGATTCAGGAAATCGTGGAGAAGATGAATGTCGTCAATTGAAGGAGCGCCTACATTCATTTATGGCTTCTATGCGTCATTTTGTTAGTAGTGATAATGGCACAGTG CCAACGCCGCCAATTCTAAGAGAGGAAGCGTATAATACGATATGTGATTTACTAGTAGTATTTTGTAATCAATTGGCTACTCAtcctaatatattaatgtctCAATTAGTATATGAACCCGACCAAGCAATGCAAAACATGCTTAATCGATTTATACAAGAATATGTTTTTTGTGAAGAGGAAGatg ATGAACATGATGAGCATTCAAAGATCGAAGAATTACATAAAAGACGAAATTTTCTAGCTGGTTATTGTAAActtatcgtttataatatGATTCCAACAAAAGCAGCAGCTGATGTATTTAAgcattatgtaaaatattataatgattatggagatataataaaaactaccTTAGGTAAAGCCAGAGAcattaataaaacgaattgTGCTTTAACAATGCAGCacagtttaaatattttatataatgaaatcgtTATGGAAAAAGGCAAGGTTAATAGAAATAGCGAGGAGTTCATTGCAATTAAg GAATTGGCTAAACGATTTGCTTTATCATTTGGTTTGGATGCCGTCAAAAATCGCGAAGCAATTACAGCTTTACATAGAGCAGGAGTTTTATTTGCTATTACTCCTCCAGATGGTATAGAGCAAGATCCAACTGGTCCACCAcctaatctttctttcttagaaATTTTATCGGAATTTACAAACAAATTGTTAAAACAGGATAAACGCGTTGT ATTAAATTTCTTAGATAGAAGATTACAAGCTGGTATGCCTTCTTCACGAGGAGAAGATTGGCAACCattacttttatatagaaatagtcTTTTGCATGGAGAGACTGATCAAGTTCCAGTAACAAGTAAACGGGCATACACAAGACGTAAAAAGGATCATTTAGCCG AGGAAGAAGATGCGGATGAAGCCGATGAAGGTTCCGATCATGAATTTTCAGG
- the LOC124950881 gene encoding cohesin subunit SA-2 isoform X1 — translation MMHRRGGKRIRMDDPVPPEYEAPMTPMTPSNDNTADANESYSSYTSYNNVSRTPVHNPTPEHYSSESYSSPGTSQQQYQEQSTNFDNQVQFEQPMTPATPANMRITRNTRARLRGGSIQQPKYKEIDTDFIPTTTSRGRGGGRGRGRRIHHSHSLEDEASLYYVIRNNRSSLTTIVDDWIEKYKSNRENALLMLMQFFINASGCKGRITSEMQATMEHVAIIRKMTEEFDEESGEYPLIMTGQQWKKFRANFCEFVQILVRQCQYSIIYDQFLMDNVISLLTGLSDSQVRAFRHTATLAAMKLMTALVDVALTVSINLDNTQRQYEAERQKAREKRAADRLESLMAKRKELEENMDEIKNMLTYMFKSVFVHRYRDTLPEIRAICMAEIGVWMKKFHQNFLDDSYLKYIGWTLHDKVGEVRLKCLQALQPLYASEELKTKLELFTSKFKDRIVAMTLDKEYDVAVQAVKLVISILKHHREILTDKDCEHVYELVYSSHRAVAQAAGEFLNERLFRPDDEAIAGVKTKRGKKRLPNTPLIRDLVLFFIESELHEHGAYLVDSLIETNQMMKDWECMTDLLLEEAGPEEEALDNQKETSLIELMVCCIKQAATGEAPVGRGPTRKILSVKELKQVHDDKQRLTEHFIQTLPHLLDKYRADPEKLANLLAIPQYFDLDIYTKSRQEQNLDSLLTKIHAIVEKIHDTEVLDTAAKTLENMCVDGHAIFTRCDVARSTLIDSIVNKYKEAIDEYRNLIEGDEEPDEDEIFNVVQSLKKVSIFYSCHNMNPWGIWDSLYKDIEDAKDPSKCLPHEAVKYCISACFFAILWGQHHLMEAADSGNRGEDECRQLKERLHSFMASMRHFVSSDNGTVPTPPILREEAYNTICDLLVVFCNQLATHPNILMSQLVYEPDQAMQNMLNRFIQEYVFCEEEDDEHDEHSKIEELHKRRNFLAGYCKLIVYNMIPTKAAADVFKHYVKYYNDYGDIIKTTLGKARDINKTNCALTMQHSLNILYNEIVMEKGKVNRNSEEFIAIKELAKRFALSFGLDAVKNREAITALHRAGVLFAITPPDGIEQDPTGPPPNLSFLEILSEFTNKLLKQDKRVVLNFLDRRLQAGMPSSRGEDWQPLLLYRNSLLHGETDQVPVTSKRAYTRRKKDHLAEEEDADEADEGSDHEFSGKHKKKRGPRKSQLPVTKISITRGSKSNTYYETTESGLVQTSPASMAEDVSTSPSQDIDTRLKTLQIQSRPRRNQEHSEPRELRRTSRNSGRYIEGQYMVSTKYVHNFNILQFYLFIIYIIMPLTP, via the exons ATGATGCATAGAAGAGGTGGTAAAAGAATACGTATGGATGATCCGGTACCTCCAGAATATGAGGCACCTATGACACCCATGACTCCATCAAATGATAATACTGCTGATGCAAATGAATCATATTCTTCATATACATCCTATAATAATGTATCTCGAACACCAGTCCATAATCccac GCCTGAGCATTATTCTTCTGAAAGTTATAGTTCTCCTGGCACATCACAACAACAATATCAAGAACAATCTACCAATTTTGATAATCAAGTGCAATTTGAACAACCAATGACACCTGCGACACCTGCTAATATGAGAATTACACGGAATACACGTGCCAGATTACGAg GAGGCTCTATACAACAACCAAAATACAAGGAAATTGACACAGATTTTATTCCAACAACTACTAGTAGAGGTCGAGGAGGTGGACGTGGCCGTGGAAGACGTATACATCATTCTCATAGTTTAGAGGATGAAGCTAGtctttattatgttattagaaataatcgtTCGTCCCTTACT ACCATTGTGGACGATTGgatagaaaagtataaaagtaATAGAGAAAATGCACTTCTTATGTTAAtgcaattttttatcaatgcaAGTGGTTGTAAAGGACGTATTACTTCAGAAATGCAAGCAACTATGGAGCATGTAGCAATAATACGTAAAATGACTGAAGAGTTTgatgaa gAAAGTGGAGAGTATCCATTAATTATGACTGGACAACAATGGAAAAAATTTCGAGCAAATTTCTGTGAATTTGTACAAATATTAGTTCGACAGTGTCAATACTCCATTATTTATGATCAATTTTTGATGGACAATGTCATCTCATTATTAACAGGTTTATCTGACTCACAAGTAAGAGCATTTAGACACACAGCTACACTTGCTG CTATGAAACTAATGACTGCTCTAGTAGATGTTGCTTTAACTGTCTCAATAAATTTGGATAATACTCAGCGACAATATGAAGCAGAGAGACAAAAAGCACGAGAAAAAAGAGCAGCAGACAGACTTGAATCTTTAATGgctaaacgaaaagaattagAAGAGAATATGgatgagataaaaaatatgctTACGTATATGTTTAAGTCCGTATttgtacatagatatagagatactTTACCAGAAATACGAGCAATTTGTATGGCAGAGATTGGAGTTTggatgaaaaaatttcatcaaaattttttGGATGATTCATACTTAAAATACATTG gTTGGACGTTACATGATAAAGTTGGAGAAGTTCGATTAAAATGTCTTCAAGCATTGCAACCTTTATATGCTTCTGAAGAGTTAAAAACAAAGCTTGAATTATTTACTAGTAAATTTAAGGATAGAATTGTTGCTATGACATTAGATAAAGAATATGATGTAGCAGTGCAAGCTGTGAAACtagttatatctattttaaaacATCATAGAGAAATTCTTACAGATAAAGATTGTGAACATGTCTATGAACTTGTTTATTCATCTCATCGTGCTGTCGCACAAGCAGCAggagaatttttaaatgaacgtTTGTTCAGACCAGATGATGAAGCCATCGCTGGGGTAAAAACAAAACGTGGCAAGAAACGTTTACCAAATACTCCATTGATACGTGATCTTGtactattttttattgaatctGAACTTCATGAACATGGAGCATATCTAGTTGATTCTTTAATTGAAACTAATCAAATGATGAAAGATTGGGAATGTATGACAGATTTGTTGTTAGAAGAAGCTGGTCCTGAGGAAGAAGCATTAGATAATCAGAAAGAAACATCTCTTATTGAATTAATGGTTTGTTGTATAAAACAAGCAGCAACAG GAGAAGCACCCGTTGGACGCGGTCCAACACGTAAAATTTTATCTGTAAAAGAATTGAAACAAGTACATGATGACAAACAACGATTAACGGAACATTTTATTCAAACATTGCCACATCTACTCGATAAATATAGAGCAGATCCAGAAAAATTAGCAAATCTGCTTGCTATTCCACAATATTTTGATTTggatatttatacaaaatcaCGTCAAGAGCAAAATTTAGATTCTTTATTAACCAAAATTCATGCAATTGTTGAAAAAATACATGATACCGAAGTTCTTGATACTGCAGCTAAAACTTTGGAAAATATGTGTGTTGATGGTCATGCAATCTTCACAAG aTGCGACGTGGCACGCTCAACTTTAATTGATTCTATTGTAAATAAGTATAAAGAGGCAATAGATgaatatagaaatttaatagaaggagatgaagaaccagatgaagatgaaatattcaatgttgttcaatcattaaaaaaagtatctatattttattcttgtcATAACATGAACCCTTGGGGAATATGGGATTCCTTATATAAAGACATTGAAGATGCAAAAGATCCttcaaa GTGTTTACCTCATGAAGCTGTGAAGTATTGTATTAGTGCATGTTTTTTCGCTATCTTATGGGGTCAACATCATTTGATGGAAGCTGCTGATTCAGGAAATCGTGGAGAAGATGAATGTCGTCAATTGAAGGAGCGCCTACATTCATTTATGGCTTCTATGCGTCATTTTGTTAGTAGTGATAATGGCACAGTG CCAACGCCGCCAATTCTAAGAGAGGAAGCGTATAATACGATATGTGATTTACTAGTAGTATTTTGTAATCAATTGGCTACTCAtcctaatatattaatgtctCAATTAGTATATGAACCCGACCAAGCAATGCAAAACATGCTTAATCGATTTATACAAGAATATGTTTTTTGTGAAGAGGAAGatg ATGAACATGATGAGCATTCAAAGATCGAAGAATTACATAAAAGACGAAATTTTCTAGCTGGTTATTGTAAActtatcgtttataatatGATTCCAACAAAAGCAGCAGCTGATGTATTTAAgcattatgtaaaatattataatgattatggagatataataaaaactaccTTAGGTAAAGCCAGAGAcattaataaaacgaattgTGCTTTAACAATGCAGCacagtttaaatattttatataatgaaatcgtTATGGAAAAAGGCAAGGTTAATAGAAATAGCGAGGAGTTCATTGCAATTAAg GAATTGGCTAAACGATTTGCTTTATCATTTGGTTTGGATGCCGTCAAAAATCGCGAAGCAATTACAGCTTTACATAGAGCAGGAGTTTTATTTGCTATTACTCCTCCAGATGGTATAGAGCAAGATCCAACTGGTCCACCAcctaatctttctttcttagaaATTTTATCGGAATTTACAAACAAATTGTTAAAACAGGATAAACGCGTTGT ATTAAATTTCTTAGATAGAAGATTACAAGCTGGTATGCCTTCTTCACGAGGAGAAGATTGGCAACCattacttttatatagaaatagtcTTTTGCATGGAGAGACTGATCAAGTTCCAGTAACAAGTAAACGGGCATACACAAGACGTAAAAAGGATCATTTAGCCG AGGAAGAAGATGCGGATGAAGCCGATGAAGGTTCCGATCATGAATTTTCAGG
- the LOC124950882 gene encoding uncharacterized protein LOC124950882 — protein MNVFRIVSYVSHRAYSRKNVGIRSKLKILEAARSEVNLEELDFHDLDEFEAEFMNADKFHKNYEREVIKNRIKLKNQIVATKYFKKDKDPNFLTSVEKDQILKLHQSNPEEWTVEMLSKSFPALPNTIKKILKSNWSYKSVERILQYDATVINNWKLFKTGKLSVSPVLREHLAKFKDRNIVLPNRHLLAEKLIPPKSELPKPKSTFFTNIVQSYLDQNRSDQCNNKILQNNTEAITDTNLLNNTVNNNIISKNMLDKGNPMKQKILHKDNIALIGYNSVSSKKKITFDEFAKKELKKIYAKCPEEGITLLNAYKNQFKKLDNTFSDINDDIVQSEHIKTLKEKEVEEKKELIFSTSIQEEKLTSLKKSEPPQLVPTDKKDSKLDTYVKAWNKKIKEHEVYSRPIQIPQNIYQKGKTYRISDCYYDDDGEFLYRVPGVRN, from the exons atgaatgtaTTCAGAATAGTATCATATGTATCTCATAGAGCATATAGTAGAAAAAATGTTGGTATTCGAAgtaaattaaagatattagaaGCTGCTAGATCAGAAGTTAACCTCGAAGAATTGGATTTTCATGATTTAGATGAATTTGAAGCAGAGTTCATGAATGCTGATaagtttcataaaaattatgagCG ggaagtgataaaaaatagaatcaaACTCAAGAATCAAATTGTtgcaacaaaatattttaaaaaagacaAGGATCCTAACTTTCTTACGTCTGTTGAAAAAGATCAAATATTGAAACTGCATCAAAGTAATCCAGAAGAATGGACTGTAGAAATGTTAAGTAAAAGTTTTCCAGCTTTACcaaatactattaaaaaaattttaaagtcaaATTGGTCTTACAAATCAGTAGAACGAATTTTGCAATATGATGCtactgttattaataattggaaACTATTTAAAACAGGAAAATTATCTGTGAGTCCTGTTTTGCGAGAACATTTAGCAAAAtttaaagatagaaatattgtTTTACCTAACAGACATCTCTTAGCAGAAAAGTTAATACCACCAAAATCTGAACTTCCAAAACCAAAAAGtactttttttacaaatattgttCAAAGTTATTTAGATCAGAATAGAAGTGATCaatgcaataataaaatattacaaaataatacagAAGCAATTACAGATacaaatcttttaaataatactgttaataataatattatttcaaaaaatatgcTTGACAAAGGAAATCCTATGAAACAGAAAATATtgcataaagataatatagcATTAATTGGATACAATTCAGTctcatctaaaaaaaaaattactttcgaTGAATTTGCAAAGAAGgaacttaaaaaaatttatgcaaAATGTCCAGAAGAAGGCATTACATTACTAAATGCTTATAAAAATCAGTTTAAAAAACTTGACAATACATTTTctgatattaatgatgatattGTACAATCAGAacatataaaaacattaaaagaaaaagaagtagaagaaaaaaaagaattgattttttcAACATCAATCCAAGAAGAAAAACTaacttctttaaaaaaaagtgaacCACCTCAACTTGTTCCTACAGACAAAAAAGATTCCAAGTTAGACACTTATGTGAAGGCatggaacaaaaaaataaaagaacatgaAGTATATTCACGACCAATACAAATACCACAAAATATATACCAAAAAGGCAAAACTTACAGAATTTCTGATTgttattatgatgatgatggagAGTTTTTGTATAGAGTACCAGGTGTcagaaattaa